From the Arctopsyche grandis isolate Sample6627 chromosome 11, ASM5162203v2, whole genome shotgun sequence genome, one window contains:
- the LOC143918693 gene encoding uncharacterized protein LOC143918693: MALADCFLPSAGASQGVSRLHSRHPTAHTHAHAHTHTTHLHPSGHHPHLHALPLSHPHPHPHPHPHAHPLSHSHPHPHALARQPLAAPNPNPISNAHPNANAWTHKDYSQPLHVDCSVEYELPECAKPPQGVNVEPLLMIHPAHFRRLDSLRRCPFVNNLPAASAGDAFELPPPAASRRPCRRTRPSPERLQRLRANEAVQPACCQPLLQYASGAAGATAPPEPAAPKEGDTLENSSFVGKCAPAPRYHRRLRAHHPYHPLEPPPLDRDTALPPNCDKTFDALQGNPLISPFRAKMFSGESVYQNYPIVMYK, from the coding sequence ATGGCGCTCGCGGACTGCTTCCTGCCCTCGGCCGGAGCCAGCCAGGGGGTGAGCCGACTGCACTCCAGGCATCCGACTGCTCACACTCACGCCCACGCCCACACCCACACGACGCACCTGCATCCGAGCGGGCACCATCCGCATCTCCACGCGCTGCCGCTCTCGCATCCGCATCCGCATCCGCATCCGCATCCGCACGCGCACCCGCTCTCGCATTCGCATCCGCATCCCCACGCGCTCGCCCGCCAGCCGCTCGCTGCGCCGAACCCGAACCCCATCTCCAACGCGCATCCGAACGCCAACGCGTGGACGCACAAGGACTACTCGCAGCCCCTGCACGTCGACTGCAGCGTGGAGTACGAACTGCCTGAGTGCGCCAAACCGCCCCAGGGCGTCAACGTGGAGCCGCTGCTGATGATCCATCCGGCGCACTTCCGCAGGCTGGATTCTCTGAGGCGCTGCCCCTTCGTCAACAACCTGCCCGCTGCCTCTGCGGGGGATGCTTTTGAGCTGCCGCCCCCCGCTGCATCCAGGCGTCCCTGCAGGCGCACCCGCCCCTCGCCCGAGAGGCTGCAGCGCTTGAGGGCCAACGAGGCGGTTCAGCCTGCCTGCTGCCAGCCCCTGTTGCAGTACGCGTCGGGGGCGGCGGGGGCCACGGCGCCCCCCGAGCCCGCAGCCCCCAAGGAGGGTGACACCCTCGAGAACAGCTCTTTCGTGGGCAAGTGCGCCCCCGCGCCCCGCTATCACCGCCGCCTGCGCGCCCACCACCCCTACCACCCCCTCGAGCCGCCGCCCCTGGACCGCGACACCGCCCTACCGCCCAACTGTGATAAGACTTTCGACGCGCTACAGGGTAACCCGCTAATCTCTCCGTTTCGCGCCAAAATGTTTAGCGGCGAGAGCGTTTATCAAAATTATCCCATT